Proteins from a single region of Acidobacteriota bacterium:
- the hpt gene encoding hypoxanthine phosphoribosyltransferase, translating to MAYEEPKAVIISAEQIQQRVKELAADIRRDFANEPQLHFVSVLKGAFMFLGDLIRAMDRPVTIDFMAVSSYGKSTTSSGEVRVLKDLDTGLEGRNVVIIEDIVDTGLTLAYLQEILHARGPKSLRTACLLSKPSRRVVEVKVDYIGFTIEDRFVVGYGLDYAEQYRHLPYLGALD from the coding sequence ATGGCGTACGAAGAACCCAAGGCCGTCATCATCTCCGCGGAGCAGATCCAGCAGCGCGTCAAGGAACTGGCCGCCGACATTCGCCGCGATTTCGCCAACGAGCCCCAGCTCCACTTTGTGAGCGTCCTCAAGGGCGCGTTCATGTTCCTGGGCGACCTTATCCGGGCAATGGATCGGCCGGTGACCATCGACTTTATGGCGGTGTCGAGCTACGGCAAGAGCACGACGTCTTCCGGCGAAGTCCGTGTCCTCAAGGACCTCGACACGGGTCTCGAGGGCCGCAACGTCGTCATCATCGAGGACATTGTCGACACCGGGCTGACGCTGGCCTACCTGCAGGAGATCCTGCACGCGCGCGGGCCCAAGTCGCTCAGGACCGCATGCCTGCTGAGCAAGCCGTCGCGGCGCGTTGTCGAGGTCAAGGTGGACTATATCGGGTTCACCATCGAGGACCGTTTCGTGGTCGGCTACGGCCTCGACTACGCCGAGCAGTATCGCCATCTCCCCTACCTGGGCGCGCTCGACTGA